Within the Fusarium keratoplasticum isolate Fu6.1 chromosome 1, whole genome shotgun sequence genome, the region GTGGAATGGCCAGTGACATTTCTCCGTGTGGGACGTAATTTGCCCAGCGGCTGGTGACCTCTCGGCCGAGAGCCGCGGGTTGGGAGGGTGTGCTACCCTATGCTGATAAGTCGACATCTTGGGATGTTGAAGGCTACAGTTTCTGCGGATGTAATCACATATTTTAGGTGTTTGTCTGAATTTCTCGTGTCTGATACAGGTCTGGTATGGATATAGGCAGTACCCTGCGCCCGTTGGTGACTTAAACGTCCCCATCAGCTGATGATGTGATGACCTCCAAGCTTACTCCTGGACTTACACGGATCACTGCAACGTAGCCACCGCAACTCCAGACATGCTCCATCCAGCAGCATGAGCCGCGCAAGACAATAGCACAGATAGGAGACTACCAGGAGACACCCCTTAGGCATTGCTGATATGATAGAACGGATTTGGATAGCGACGATTCCACAGACGCGCAATGTCAGGGCGCATCCAAGCGAACTACCGGTCCGAACAGATCACTTGCCGAcaaggggggagggggtaAACCGGATGATGACTTCCTTTTCCATCCTACCTACGAGACATGCATACGACAACGACCGCCttggaaaagaaagagaagaaaaaaatcCACTGTCCAGGCCGTTGGATTCAAGGAATGCTCAGGTGCCGTGGAATTCGGCCGGTGAGCCACACCTTACCCATAAGCGAGGAATGCACAAAGTGAGTGCGACCCCCTTAGCCGACACATCTATCCACGCGATGAATGAATGGATTTAATGTATGTCACCAAGGGGCACGCGCATATCGGATGCTTAACATAACTAGTCTAGCCAACCAAGGGGCGAGCGCAtacgaggagaagagggggggaggggacATGCAACCTCCAGGGGTAAGCTACAAGAAACCCACCAGCATGAACCCAGCATCTCTTGTTCAATTAAACCAAACTCTGCCTGTGCTTGTACCCAACAAACCCTATAAGCTTGATTCCCTTAAGACAGCCCTACTATAATCCCCCCTTGGCCCTTGCATGCGCATCTTTCTCCTAGTCAGGGGCACAGAGAGAAGAGGTTGGTGGCCGTTTTGAAAGGCGGTGGATGGGCCGTCTTTGATTGCGAGACCCGAGATTACACACTCCCCACAGCGGGAAATTTCCCTGACGTCACCTCTTCCCAACCTCCGCTCCATTCATCGACGATCTAGATCGTTCTGTTAAAGTGAAGCGAGCGCGGGTGAAGCCAAGGACGTTGAGTATCACATTACATGCCGTTTATCGGGTTTAATACGAAAAGTCAAGGAATGGAGAGAGATATAGATCTGGGTGAAAAGAATTTTACTTCTTTTTTTTGTGCCTGTTACGTACAACTACCTATACACAGGACGGGGGGTCGGGTCGAAGATATCGGAGAGGTACTAGCCTTCTCCGGTTGTTCCATAATGAAGGCACATGACAGTACCAAATATCCTTCCCCCGGGACGACGTTCCATCGATGCCTTCATGGTCACCCGGGGTATGCTTCGTCGTCCCTCATCCATCTTTCGAAAGAATTATGCAGACGTTTAACTGCAGTCGTGAAGAGTAGGCCCGCCTCATCGTACCAGACCGAGGTCAGACTCCATCGTCCCTCTTTCAAAGCCATTCcataaaataaaaaaacctCTTTTCCCTATCGTGGGGGTATCCTTTTTTTCCATCGCGGAGGGACCTGTACTGGTGCATTCTCGGTCTTCCCTGGTTCCGTTTCGAGGTTGGGCCAAGCTCCCCTGTAGTAAATCTATTCCGTTGAATCTGCCTCAAGTGGTGGTGATTCTTCCTCACGCAGGTCCTTTTTGTCGGTTCGGTATCCCTTCCACGCCGGGGAGGGCGAGTCGCATGTATCGGATCGGGGCCTGAAAAGCAAACGAATTGCtgaaataaaaaaaaaaaaaaaaaagggtaTGATCCGCGTATTCCTTTTTTTGGGTGCCGCAAGACTTGATGAGAAATTTTGACTTCGCAAGGAAAATAAAAGCAGTCGCTAAATGCCAAAAAAAAGATGAGAGTGAATGAGAGAGAGATCATTCTGTTGTGCAACCATGCAATGGATTCGAACAAATGCTAGAATGTCGGAAGGATGGTTTGTGTGTAAAGGTTGGTTGTGTCGATGCTGCATACTGGCAGCCAGGTCAACAAGACCCAGTCGTCACGAGTTCCATTATTGGTTCATGCCGTGTTGGTTCACGAAGCCGTTatattgttgttgttgcccaTACGCCGAGGCGTGGTGGTGAGGGGTTGGTGTTACCGGGCACCGAGGGGGCAGGCCGTAGCAGTCCTTGGCTATGTTGTGGTTGTTGCTCATTAATGAGTTGCTATCAGGGGTGATAGGGGGAGTCAGGTATCCATCAAACCCCATCGTGGCGCTGTGGCCTTTTTGGGGTGTGCTGTAGATGTTGCTGGTGTGCTTGTTGATGGGCTCGGCGTGCGGTGTGGTGGGATTCGCAGCTCGACGCGCGAGGTCGGCCTGCTCAGCCATGAACTCGGCGAGCTTCTGAGACACTCGAGAGTAGCTGGGGGTCGAGTACTTGCGGGCGAGGGTGGCCGAGGGCTGGTGGAGGTGGTGCGACAGTGTCAGCAGCGTCATGTTCTCTGTGTGATCCCACTCTCCGTCGTTGACTTCGGGTCGGGCGAGGATGGCACGCGCGAGGGCGAGAGAAGATCGAGCCATCATCGAGGGCTTGGTAGAGACAAAGTCGCGGTAGTACAGGGCGATCTCGCAGAGGTAGGCAGCCATGTGCTCAACCTCCTGgtcgtctccctcctccgTCACCATGAGTTGAGCAAACAGGTCGACAGTGGGGTGTCCTATGGTCCAGTCGAGAGTGTTCAGAACATGCATCTCCATCTGAGTAAACATTCCAGCATCGTAGAGTCCGCAGCACATGTTGTTAAGCTCGTGAATCTGAGGCACCCTATCCTTCTTGTCACCATACTTGgcagcgatgaggagggcggcACATCCAACAAGCTGGTAATGTTGCTTGTAAACCACTCGCTTGGAGCAGTaccggtcgaggaggttgacggTGAGGAACAGGGTCTCGGGCAAGAGGGCGAAGGCGGCGTGGGCCTCGATGAGGAAGTCGATGAGGTAGGGCCTCATAAACCACTGGATCTCGCGCTGCATGTCAATGAGGGAAGCATCGGGGAGAGTCTCTTCCTGTGAAAGGTCAGCAAAAGACGCCTAACAGTGCGCAATGTTCAACATGCCTCCATCCGTCGCAAGTGCCGCATGATATCCTCGAGGTACTCGTCGGCCGCTAACCGGGAGAGCTCGCCGGCAATCATATCTTGGCGCTGGCGGGCGAGCATCTTGATTGTCTCCTGAGTAGAGATTCTCGGGTGATGGTCATCGGACTCGACGAAGAAGGAGCCGTCATCGTGAGAGTAAGCCATGTTGGGTGGTTGAGTTGTCAAATGGCTAGAGTAAAAGGCTTGGTGGCTTGATGAAATGAGAGACGGGTCGGTTCGCCAGGAATCTCGTTGGTGTGAAGGAGCGTTTGATGAAGTGTGCAAGAGAGTGATGCACACCGAAATTAGgttattaagatattaaagaacGTGGTGGAAGAAAACGAAAAGAATGACCGTGGCTGGTAACGAGACCAGAAGCATGTAGAGGCAAGGAAAGGGATTGGAAAAGGGGTCGTTTAAAGACTAGTCGACTGAAGGGCTCTAGAAACGGGATATGCGTCAGTACGAGGTTCCATGCTAGCGTGCGGCATCTCGATTCTGCCAAGACAGTGCTAAATGGCCCGATGAATAGAATCGTGGGCTGTTGAAAGAGGCATCCCTTGGGTGATGGGGACGGGCTGGCACGAGGGACTGGGGCGATTGGCACGAGTGCCGTATCGAGGGGAGAGGGAGGCTTACCGCCACAGCTCGGGGAGGTGGACAGCTCAGTCGGGAGATGAGACAGTCCCTGAGATTGTGTGGGAACAACGAGTTAACGTCTCCCACGGGGCAAAGCTCAAGGAAGCTGGTGAAGCGTGGAGGTTGTGGAGAGGACGGCGGTATGCGGAAGAATGATCCTCGGCATGCAGCTGGAAGGGGAGATTAGAATTACTATCTAACCTCGGGGTCTTCGACTCGAAGACATACCTTCCTCACGCTCTTGACGCTTCGAAAATCGATGTCGGTTACCGGGTCAGGGTTGACGGGGTAGCCGAGTAGTTCAGGTGGTGGGATAGTGATCTTGAACCTCAAAGCTATCGAGATTCAAGAATTCAACAATCCACAGTCGTCACTCGTCGTGAATTCTTCTGCCCTAGTGCTCGAAGGGGTATTCGACCAAGGTTGAACAGGCTAGTCCGGCCGGAGGGTCGATGAACCAGTCTCGGGAAGGGCAGCAAAAGAGATCGTCTCGTGTGAAGGGAGCGGGTGCGTCGATaggcggcgtcggcggctGGCGACAGGGAGTGGAAGAGACTGGAATTCCTGGTCGACGGACCTTGGAATTTGGCAAGAGTCGAaaggagaaggtcgagtTTTAAGGGCTAACTTGGGTACCAGAAGGAATAGTGAAATACCAGCAAAGGTGTTTTTTGATTCACTTTTCCAGTCCGGCCTTTTTTCTTTTGGTTCCGTCTCACAACCTTTTTCGAGGTTCGCCCTGACCTTTAATAGGACAGGAGATGGGGCTCTTGAGGGAGAGGTGTCGAGTTGAATGCCCTGGGGTGTGGTGAGAATTCTCCTCGTCCCAAGCGCGTCTTTTCAGGCCTGCTGTGGTCGAGTCAGGAGGGAAGACGTAACGAGAGATGAGGGAATGTGGTggatgagggagagggagagagagaggaagggGGAGGATGCGGATGAAGAGGtaggaggaggatggagaagagggaaaaggacTGGGTGAGAGGTACACGAGTAGTTTTAACGGaaccagcccagcccagccagcctgcAGCAGTAGACGGGAGGGGGGGAGTACGCAGAGACGCAGCTAGACGCAgcgcagcacagcacaggTAGGTTGGCTggcctggctggctggctggctccGTGGATCCATCCCTCCATTCATCCAAGGatggcttgaccttggtttTTCTGGGACGGGTACCGGTTGCGGGTACCGTACGGGGTTGCTGACCAGGTACCTGCGCGCCGGGCAACAGCGGTGGAGGTACCTAGACGCGGCCCCTGCTAGGAGGCCCCCAGGAGTCACACACCCACGGCCACGGTCGCGCGCCCACCACGAGGAGGAGCCACAGGATCCTGGCACTCCTTGGAGTGAGTTTCTCAGACTTGGCTTTCACAGCAGCGCAGCTCAACTCTTGCGGTTCCCTTCCCTGTTCTGTCCTTTGGCGGAGAATCGCCTGTGGGATCGATCTCCAGAGCAACTCTGAGCCGAGGGGGTGCATGATGCCTCCAGGACCGTTCTGTTGTGCTCTGTTCTTGGATGCACTGCGAATCACCAAAACGCCTCTGCCTCAACACCTCCAAACATCACGCACCTCACCCAAGGAACGCTGTTCGGGGGCTGGACCAGAGGAAGAGTAGCTTGGGCTCATCGCGGGCTTGACTTTTGCTTGCTGTGCTGAGCGGGAGGGGGCTTGGGGGTGAGGGCAGAAAGCAGCCAAAAAAGCATGGGGCATGGGGGCGTGCAAGGTACGGCACTGTACTTTGGGAGGAGTGGACTGGACGCCAAATACGTAcctggcttggcttggctggcttGAGCGTGTGCGGTGCGTGCTTCGAAGCGTGTATGAAGCGTGTGAAGCCTGTGCTGGCCCGGGCGAGTTGTGCCAATTGTGTCGTGTCGTAGCGTGTTCTTGTCTCTCGGCTGGGGAAATTCGGCGCACGCTGGGGCAGGGATCCGCGCGCGGATGCAATGGAGACCGGGCGTGTGAGACTGGCTGGTCTGGTGTTTGTTGGATGTATCCGTAGGTGAGTAAAAGATGACCGCGTCAACAGTCAAGGTGATGGTCAAGATGCGAtctgttggtgttgatgatcggatggtgatggatcAGGATGAGCATCTCTGGGGAGTGACAGATAAAAGAGCAGAAGGCAAGAGCAAGTTGAAATATACCGAATTGAGACGTGTTGAGGATCATTGGCCGAGCAGTTCGCAAAAGGCAGAATTGGCCCAAAGGGTATAATTCCTTTGAAGCTAAAAGCGGAATGTGTGGCACATCCGTGATGAGATATAACCTCAGATTTCTACCTCAGATTCAGCGCCGCAGTATGCCCGCACCAAGCCGAATTGTTCCATTTATTTGTTGTTGACCATTAATTCACCCTCTTATGACGTCGAGATGCAAATGAATCAAGACCACGACATATTGTTTGTTTGGAAATATGCATCTCGCGGCCTGGTTGAGCGAGGCCACAGGCGGCCTTTTTGTGTCCGTCCATGTCTGATATTGTGCTCATGTGAGGTGCACTGCGCAGGCTCACCACAGATGGCGAGCCGAACTGTAGAGGTGACATTTGCATTTGCAGCGCACCCTTTCGTCACCTGTTCTGTAGAGCCACCATCAGAGTCAACACGCTCAAGACACCACCACGACCGCGACCTCGTTCCAGACCTGCCTTAGACCCCGAAGCTATCGCCGCGATGTCGAGCCAGCAAAGCAAGGCAGTGCCTGTGGTAGCATTTGTCAGGCTGCTGCGCAGTGCAGCACTGCGTTGCGGTGCATGATTACTCAAGGCAGAAATCATGACACTACTATCATGACGGCTGCATCGATCTTGGGCCATGTAAAAGCAACCAGGGGTTTCTTAGATGCCCCTCTCACCGATATAGCGAGATCTCTTTTTCCATGTACATGCCTCTACATCCATACCTCGGATACGAACAACCTCGTCGCCCCGATGCTGGTCCCATCTCAAACTCGTGGCATGGATTCCCCTTACGGACGGGCCACGCTTCTGCACTCTAACGGAGCTCCGGGCTGCCCGCGACGTCGACAACATCCCATCTGCTGTACCTGGGATGACTGTTGTTGCAGGCAGTACTGTTAGTGCGTCGCCCTAAAACATGTCAGCATCGATAGGTATCGTCGATGAACTGCGAGGCTTGCTTCTGCCAGGTTCCAGTGTCAAACACTGACGCCGACCAGACGCGAGCGCATTCATCTCGCGCGCTGCGTCCTCATTTCTCGTTCCCGTGTCGTTCCCCAGTTGTCGCCAATCCATACCGACACCAAACCCGCGCCAGACTAGATCGACTCCGTGATTCTCTGCCGCCATGGGCATCTCCGACGGAAGGGGGTGTTGCAGTGGATTTTCAGGGCGTCCCCTCTTGGCCTATGGCATGTCGCCCAGACACCGTCTATCGAAGCTCGAAAACGGCCCTCAAAAGGAGCCACAAAAACCTTGGGTTCCAAAAACGATGCCAGCGACTGGACTGGTCGGTCGCGTTGCCCTCACTTCAAATCTTGGATGCCGCATCCCCGCCTGGACCAATCACCTTTTGTTGCCCGCGACTTCTCGCATCGTCCTGGAGCCCAAAGGCCAATTAATCATGCATGTCATCCATGATGAGCACCTCGCTTCTTGTGCCTTGCCTAGGATTTGTTTCTCCCTCACGTCCTGTCTGCTCATTGACATTAGCAGTTGGGTCATTCACCCCCACTGCTTGGTGACTTGCACTTCAATATATCCACTAGACTACAGGCCGCTAGGCAAGCCCTGGGCTCAGAGGTGAGGTTCACCAGCCAGCATGCCCTTGGCTTCCATTGTGCAGCGGTCGCGCAGCGTCATGGACCAGCTGTCATTTACACTTGCATCTACATGACGATTTGTCTGTCGCGCCAGCGCGTGTTCTGTAGCGCAGCCCTACATAAAACCGTTCAAACTCCCTtcgcgatgcgatgcgatgcgcgCCGTGCTCGCGCGTTGCCTGACGGTTGGTGGCTCAGGGGGTGGACCGGCCGTGCTACACGCTTCCATCAGTCGTGAGACGCTGTCAGCTCTTTTCTGCCCTGCTTGCATCCCGGGCAATTATTTTGTGACGTTTTTTCGGAGCATCTTTTGCAGAAGCCTCCTCCGTTGCCAAGGCCCCTCGGTCATGGAAATATCATCATTCATTCGCTGGGTCTGTTCCCCGCCTTCATCAACACATGTTCACAAAAGTGTCACTATTCGCATAACCCCAAAAGTCAATTTATTAAAACGGGCTCCTTCCGATGCAAAGCAAAGATTTTTCTTGATGAGTTGTCAGCTTCCTCAGGTCGAGCCTCATCTGCCGCTTGGAGCAATCTGCCCCCTTTTAAGATGCTGAATATAGCTGAAATAGTCTCCTGTCGCAGACGAGTTATTTGCCCTTCTGTTGGGCCTCGCACAGCCGTAGACCCATCTCGGGACGATCTTTGTTTCCTTCATGTCCCCTCATCCATGTATCGCGGTTATAATCCGCTGCTAGTAAAAGGAGGCTGCTTGCTTGGCGAGACGATCAACCTACACCTCGAGAGAAAGTCCATGCCGTGGCTGCGTGTTTCCACCGGACAATGGACGCCATCAGCTAGCCGTCCAACTCAAAGCCACGTCCATAGCGGCAGAGGCTATAGCGTCGCACTCCGTACGCGGGTTAATTACGGAGGAGAAGGCATCACGTCTCATGTAATCACCAACAGAGACTCtgatcgtctcgtctcatGGATCCAGCTCCTAGAGTGCATCTTCTGCAGCGGCCGCCTCACCGAAAGTTTGAGCCGTGCTTGCGCAACAGCGTCGTGCCCGGTCTGTGGTTGGAAAAATCGCCCGATGCTCATTTCCATCCCATGCCGCCGCGTTCAAGCCGCTCCgttctgctgctgcaagGGATTGGAAGCCCACGGCCCCCACAGGCGCGAACGGAGGATCCCCACGCACCGTACACTTGCACAGATGGTACGCATAGGCGAGCACAATCTAAGCACAATGCCTTTGTGTCGTCCGTTCCGTAGGTCGTGACGAGTTACGCCGTGTTTCCTATTGTACGGCAGATGCCAGAGTCAGTTAGTTGGTCCATCAGAGTTTAGCTTCCGGAAGTTGCCCAGTTGGCGATCAGCTTGAAAGAGTGCCACCGAGTCAATTGCCTCTCAACTGGTTAATTCTCCGTGCCTGGCATAAGGATAGGAATGTTGCAACTATCCCGCCAGATCCTCTCAGCCTGTCACATGAGTCTGACACCGATTCAACGTCCGTGAAACAAAATCTCAGCCGCCGGTGCTCCGTACCACGGTCGCAGACCCAAACCCCGGGCGCCGTTTTTTATCTCTTACTGAGAGATTTCACCTGCCTGGTTAACCGTCGCATCCATCACGGAGAGACGCCGTTGCGGAGGTCGCAGGTCCGGAATAGCCGTTGGCGTACGGGTGCTGGTACAGGGCACAAGACGCAGTTGGGCGTGGATCATCAGAGACCTGTCTTTGTCGTGACAATGACAATGGAACCAATCCACTGAGAGCACACGACAACCAAGGCACGACAAAGCACGACAACCTGCCTAGGCAAGGCACGCACACGACCTAACTAGATAGATGGGCCCGGCGCCGGTGCTTGTTAAAAAAGTAACACATACACGTCCAACCTGCACCCCTTTAACCCGTCGGTCGCGCGTAAGGCCCTGGGACGCGCCTCTCTCGCGTCAAATGGCGACGCAGCGACCACCAGCCAATGACACGGCCCAGACGCGCACCTCATGAGACTCTGCAGTCAGCGCATCTGGCCCGGACCCAGGTGGCTGGGCGAACGAGAGAGGAAAGATGAGATGGGGGAGGCAGGCTAAGTTTAGCGGCCGGGCACCTAGGGAAACCCTGTAGAcaggaaagaaaaaaaaggccGGGACCAGCTACGAAAAACACCGTCATCTGGATCGACAATTTCAAGAGATCCACTTGAACTGACGCAGACTGGGAGATTGAGGTGAGTTGAGATGGGCAGATTGAGCTGAGTAAACGCAGGGAGACTGAGATGAGGCTCTTGAACTTACCGCAAGACAATGATGCGTCTCTTGGGAACCGACAAGAGAACTGACAGCTCTTCCGAAACTGGAACAAAGAAAGCTCCATGTCAAGTCTTTTCTGTCACCACCTTTTCTCTCACTTCTCACATGCGCCGGTCGACGCCAGTGAGGGGTAGCCCCAGGAACCACGTCCAGGATCCCCCTGGCCGGTCCCGACGCGGAGGGTCGAGATACCAGATCTGTGAACCATGGTGgtgtgtggtggtggtgtgtgAGCCGTGTGAGTGTGTGCCAGCTATTTGCAGATCCTCACATCCCCCATATCCATATCGTTGCATTCGCCAGCCCTCTTCTCTGCacatgatgatgctgctgtaGTATGATCAAGAGGCGAGGCTCAGCAATGGGCCATCATGACGTGTCTGACCGAGCGGTTTGCACTTCCGTGATCCGGCCCTTGTCGTGGCACTCGACCTGATCAACCTTATAGGTACGAAAAAGCATCTGTAAAATCGGCTCTGGACTGGTTCGCCCAATTTAGCTACCCAATCTTGAACTAGCAAACATGTCTCAGCCAACATGAAAGCCTTCTCATGTCGTCCGCCCCAGAGATCAACCATGCCATTAGCAAGCTCTGTATACTGGGCCTTGAACTCTGTCACTCCCCCACGGTGGACAGACGGTCTGGACGAATGTCGACAGGTGGCTCCTCCGAGAAACCCCTCAACGACCACAAGGAACAGGGACCCTACAGGATTCAAAAGGTCGGTGATGGTCGCCGTGGCCCGCTCCCTCGGAGGCGAATTTTCCTTACATGGGAAAAAAAAATGTCTCTTTTGTATTGAACAAGGTGTtgttgtggtgttgttgttgttgtcccTTGTCTCTGGCCTGCGACACCCAGAGGCCTAACTCGAGGCCTCTAAACAATGGGACAAAACAAGAAGCGGCCGAAAATGGCGGCCCAAGCCACGTTTCCCGAGAAGCTGCAGCAGCCACTGATTTCTGTAGATCAGCCATGTGCCAAAACAGAAGAGACCTTTTTTGTATTCCCGGCCGGTGTGATCAAGGCCTTTGTCTGCAGAGTCGGGGCTGAAAGTCTTGCCTTCTTCTAACAGTCGAGGTTGTCAATTCCGCAATCACGGGTTCTAAACGGCCAGCACAGGTCCGGCCTGTCCTTCATGTCCTCCTGCGGCGCCGGCTAGACCTTATAGACCTCTAATCGTATCATAATTCGCAACTGGTGGCCCTTGGTAGTGCTCCTCGTAGTGCCCGTCGTTGCGCTACGGCTGCCGCACTGGCCTGGTTGCGGTCCTGGACACAAGGCAACCCAGCCCAGGCAACAAAGGCCCAGCTAAGtggctggcttggctgccgAGTCGTCCAAGGTGCAGTGCGTCAATGCTGAGTGATTGTGATTGTATCTCTAAGAACAAGGGACGGCTCCTCTTGTGAGCGTCTCCGAGCCAACCAAGgcttcctttcttcttccgaGTCGCCGGCCTCAGATTTCCAAGGCAACTCGACTCAAGCAGAATGCAAGTTTCAATtctccctcaccctcacaTCCAGCCAGGTCCAGCACCGACAAATGTGACGTATGGCAACCTGGCTTGTGGGGGACGCCGAGCCGTCACTGGGGCAGGCGTTGAAGTTTAGTGCTCGGAGCCCTGTAGGATGTGACCACTTAAGCCGGGCCTAGTGTGAGCCCCGCATTCGCTGAGAGGAGAAGTTGCCAATGGACGGACCGGGATCTTTTGAGTCTATTGGTAGGATTGCGGATGCTGCTTTCGTTGCTCTATAGAAATGAGACTCAGAGGTTTCGGGCCCTTTCATGCTCTGTGCCCTCCGAGTTCATGCTGTGTAAGACCAGCAGTTCCTGTTTGCGAAAAAGAGCCGCAATCTTTCCATTCCGATACCCGAAGAGTCGGCTGTCCTCTTTACGAGGACCGGTGAGGCACAGCGTCCTTCCGATCCCCGTAGGTTTCCATTTTTTTCTTCGGTCTGTGGTTGTCAACTCCCAACGGTGCCCTGGCAACACGGGTCACGCCGCAGCGGAATGCCCAAGCAGCGGCAGGGCCTGCACTGCATCAGACTTAGCCACCT harbors:
- a CDS encoding Cyclin N-terminal domain-containing protein, yielding MAYSHDDGSFFVESDDHHPRISTQETIKMLARQRQDMIAGELSRLAADEYLEDIMRHLRRMEEETLPDASLIDMQREIQWFMRPYLIDFLIEAHAAFALLPETLFLTVNLLDRYCSKRVVYKQHYQLVGCAALLIAAKYGDKKDRVPQIHELNNMCCGLYDAGMFTQMEMHVLNTLDWTIGHPTVDLFAQLMVTEEGDDQEVEHMAAYLCEIALYYRDFVSTKPSMMARSSLALARAILARPEVNDGEWDHTENMTLLTLSHHLHQPSATLARKYSTPSYSRVSQKLAEFMAEQADLARRAANPTTPHAEPINKHTSNIYSTPQKGHSATMGFDGYLTPPITPDSNSLMSNNHNIAKDCYGLPPRCPVTPTPHHHASAYGQQQQYNGFVNQHGMNQ